In a single window of the Streptomyces cinnabarinus genome:
- a CDS encoding S1 RNA-binding domain-containing protein, with amino-acid sequence MPPFVHQITKYDPADRDEHGEYIGAEETASDHGATESAYLEAVAAFAAASGIDRLAIREPQITGFPHFGLEPAVEGHGLLGLFPPDLTGFHDGAEVPLSTALELVRAMLRDHGAWCRLEAEDRFAVHVGWDQYVYVRTDRPCESALARTRALGLFPERLEASPYEPDLDEPGVQRPADEDFWARLHWSVLTGEAAVLEEGYVDNGSRWHRLTETGLDAVRARLTPRAMLTVWPDLSDDVAAVLAALPHDGSVEFVWEDGDGVITSTVADETDYAALAARVAGARAAAALPLALDSRHPLFTAVLPDSDGVLRARWRTEQTPSDRSWAFLKTLRPGQTVTGTVQEIADFGGTFVDIGGFTAMINITELSWRRFSHPSDVVSVGQEISAEVLDVDMMRERVSLSLKALDTDPMEQFAGQVGHVVTGVVTKLVPFGAFVRVEDREDGLEGLVHNAELSEEAVSHPEDVVQVGDPLVVRVLDVDPARRRIALSHRQAIAHEGA; translated from the coding sequence GTGCCGCCTTTCGTCCACCAGATCACCAAGTACGACCCCGCGGACCGGGACGAGCACGGCGAATACATCGGCGCCGAGGAGACCGCCAGCGACCACGGGGCAACGGAGTCGGCCTACTTGGAGGCTGTCGCCGCCTTCGCGGCGGCCTCAGGCATCGACCGTCTGGCCATTCGCGAGCCGCAGATCACCGGCTTCCCCCACTTCGGTCTGGAACCGGCCGTAGAAGGCCACGGCCTGCTCGGTCTCTTCCCGCCCGATCTCACCGGATTCCACGACGGCGCGGAGGTCCCCCTCTCCACCGCTCTGGAGCTGGTGCGGGCCATGCTGCGCGACCACGGCGCGTGGTGCCGTCTGGAGGCCGAGGACCGGTTCGCCGTGCACGTCGGGTGGGACCAGTACGTGTATGTGAGGACCGACAGGCCCTGCGAGAGCGCCCTCGCACGCACCCGGGCACTGGGCCTCTTCCCGGAACGGCTGGAGGCATCGCCCTACGAACCGGACTTGGACGAGCCCGGCGTACAGCGCCCCGCCGACGAGGACTTCTGGGCCCGCTTGCACTGGTCCGTCCTGACGGGCGAGGCGGCCGTATTGGAGGAGGGGTACGTCGACAACGGCTCCCGCTGGCACCGCCTCACGGAGACCGGCCTCGACGCGGTACGCGCCAGGCTCACCCCTCGCGCCATGCTGACCGTCTGGCCGGACCTGTCCGACGACGTGGCGGCCGTTCTCGCCGCGCTCCCCCACGACGGCTCGGTGGAGTTCGTGTGGGAGGACGGGGACGGGGTGATCACCAGCACGGTCGCCGACGAAACCGACTACGCCGCACTGGCCGCCCGGGTGGCGGGCGCTCGGGCCGCTGCCGCCCTGCCCCTGGCCCTCGACTCACGCCACCCGCTCTTCACGGCCGTGCTGCCCGACAGTGACGGCGTGCTACGGGCCCGGTGGAGGACCGAACAGACCCCCAGCGACCGGAGTTGGGCCTTTCTCAAGACCCTCCGGCCGGGGCAGACCGTCACCGGCACGGTCCAGGAGATCGCCGACTTCGGTGGCACGTTCGTGGACATCGGCGGTTTCACGGCGATGATCAACATTACGGAGCTGTCCTGGAGGCGCTTCAGTCACCCCTCCGACGTCGTGAGCGTCGGACAGGAGATCTCGGCCGAGGTTCTCGACGTCGACATGATGAGAGAGCGTGTGTCGCTGTCGTTGAAGGCGTTGGACACGGATCCGATGGAGCAGTTCGCCGGGCAGGTCGGCCACGTCGTGACCGGTGTCGTGACCAAACTCGTCCCGTTCGGTGCCTTCGTCCGTGTCGAGGACCGAGAGGACGGACTCGAAGGGCTCGTCCACAACGCCGAGTTGTCCGAGGAGGCCGTTTCCCACCCCGAGGACGTGGTCCAGGTCGGCGACCCGCTCGTCGTGAGGGTCCTCGACGTCGATCCGGCCAGACGACGCATCGCTCTCTCCCATCGGCAGGCCATCGCGCACGAAGGGGCATGA
- a CDS encoding antibiotic biosynthesis monooxygenase family protein, with amino-acid sequence MICRMWRGWTTNENADAYERIVRGQVIPGIEARRIPGFLSIDLVRRERENDVEFMTLMWFDTLDSVRAFMGEDYKTAHVPAAAQAVLSDFDKQSVHFDVLDRREQPK; translated from the coding sequence ATGATCTGTCGTATGTGGCGGGGCTGGACCACGAACGAGAACGCCGACGCGTACGAGCGCATCGTCCGGGGTCAGGTCATTCCCGGGATAGAGGCGCGGCGCATCCCGGGGTTCCTCTCGATCGACCTGGTGCGACGCGAACGGGAGAACGACGTCGAGTTCATGACCCTGATGTGGTTCGACACACTCGACTCCGTACGGGCGTTCATGGGCGAGGACTACAAGACGGCGCACGTGCCGGCGGCCGCGCAGGCAGTGCTCTCGGACTTCGACAAGCAGTCAGTGCACTTCGACGTGCTCGATCGTCGCGAGCAGCCCAAGTAG
- a CDS encoding fused MFS/spermidine synthase, translating to MTGLSSSPVARDRPRENGLSSRAAAALVFSASAAVLVVEIVSLRLLAPYLGLTLETSTMVIGIALTAIAAGSWLGGRLADLVSPRRLLGPSLGVSGAVVALIPAVLRTTAEWAPALLFLIAALTILVPGALLSAVTPVVTKLRLTSLAETGTVVGRLSGVSTVGAIVGTVVTGFVLVARFPVSGILIGLGVLLVVGSALVEWRARGWSGVPALTLVVVAGGLATTVAPGGCDIETRYHCARVVADPDRESGRILVLDGVRHSYVDVADPTFLKFAYVRAIASVVDAAFPEGEPLAAYHLGGGGLTFPRYLGATRPGTRSLVSEIDSGVVRINRDQLGLGARADIDVRAEDGRIGLRRLDADSRDLVVGDAFGGVSVPWHLTTKEAMTDIRRVLDEDGLYVANLIDHGELAFARAEVATLSEVFEHVALVGEPTDIGLDPTATPKGGNLVVLASNRPVDLPATQESLDARKTGWKIATGDDLTSWIDDAQLLTDDYAPVDQLLEPYGP from the coding sequence GTGACCGGATTGTCTTCGTCGCCCGTCGCCCGGGACAGGCCCCGCGAAAACGGCCTGAGTTCCCGTGCGGCCGCCGCGCTCGTGTTCTCCGCCTCCGCCGCGGTCCTCGTGGTCGAGATCGTCTCCCTACGGCTGCTGGCTCCCTACCTCGGTCTGACCCTGGAGACCAGCACCATGGTCATCGGCATCGCCCTCACGGCGATCGCCGCAGGTTCCTGGCTGGGCGGGCGCCTCGCCGACCTGGTCAGTCCACGTCGGCTCCTCGGCCCCTCGCTGGGGGTGTCCGGAGCGGTCGTGGCCCTGATCCCCGCCGTACTGCGCACCACGGCGGAGTGGGCACCGGCGCTGCTCTTCCTGATCGCGGCGCTGACCATCCTCGTACCGGGCGCGCTGCTGTCCGCGGTGACGCCGGTCGTGACCAAGCTGCGCCTGACCAGCCTCGCCGAGACCGGAACGGTGGTCGGCCGACTGTCCGGCGTCAGCACGGTGGGCGCCATCGTCGGCACCGTCGTCACCGGCTTCGTGCTGGTGGCGCGGTTCCCGGTCAGCGGCATCCTGATCGGCCTCGGGGTGCTGCTGGTGGTCGGCTCGGCGCTGGTGGAGTGGCGGGCGCGCGGCTGGAGCGGTGTCCCGGCCCTGACACTGGTGGTCGTCGCGGGCGGCCTCGCCACCACGGTCGCGCCCGGGGGCTGCGACATCGAGACCCGGTACCACTGCGCAAGGGTCGTCGCGGACCCCGACCGGGAGAGCGGCCGCATCCTGGTCCTGGACGGCGTGCGGCACTCCTACGTCGACGTCGCCGACCCGACCTTCCTGAAGTTCGCGTACGTGCGCGCCATCGCGTCGGTGGTCGACGCCGCGTTTCCCGAAGGCGAGCCGCTCGCCGCCTACCACTTGGGCGGCGGCGGACTCACCTTCCCCCGCTATCTCGGGGCCACCCGGCCCGGGACGCGCAGCCTTGTCTCCGAGATCGACAGCGGCGTCGTACGCATCAACCGCGACCAGCTCGGGCTGGGGGCACGAGCCGACATCGACGTACGCGCCGAGGACGGCAGGATCGGCCTGCGGCGACTGGACGCCGACAGCCGCGACCTCGTCGTCGGCGACGCCTTCGGGGGCGTCAGCGTGCCGTGGCACCTCACCACGAAGGAAGCGATGACGGACATACGGCGGGTGCTCGACGAGGACGGCCTGTACGTCGCCAACCTCATCGATCACGGTGAACTGGCCTTCGCCCGTGCCGAAGTGGCCACCCTCAGCGAGGTCTTCGAGCACGTCGCCCTCGTCGGCGAACCCACCGACATCGGCCTCGACCCGACCGCCACCCCCAAAGGCGGCAACCTGGTCGTGCTCGCCTCCAACCGCCCCGTCGACCTCCCCGCAACCCAGGAATCGCTGGACGCCCGCAAGACCGGCTGGAAGATCGCCACCGGCGACGACCTCACCTCCTGGATCGACGACGCCCAACTCCTCACCGACGACTACGCACCCGTCGACCAGCTCCTTGAGCCGTACGGCCCATGA
- a CDS encoding helix-turn-helix domain-containing protein, translated as MEIANRTLTVDVVAALTYWPDVIWGGQKNPPDPVDLAVLPPFFNEVLQELPWWNRDWKVSHVEPALPLEIESDHHGHPSRFTEVSVPGTVGSGGGDTLPFVAKVGFAGDRLIRFQAKIGDMVLGPAIAPAGRMEPHPFARVLTALMDLRGIPVKVMARETARSMSTIHMLRNGRHNPDPLLVQEIAKALGMSEADVRVIAGLDDSSTRC; from the coding sequence ATGGAGATTGCCAACCGCACGCTGACGGTGGACGTGGTCGCGGCACTGACGTACTGGCCCGACGTCATCTGGGGAGGTCAGAAGAACCCTCCGGACCCGGTGGATCTCGCTGTTCTGCCCCCGTTCTTCAACGAGGTGCTGCAGGAACTCCCGTGGTGGAACCGCGACTGGAAGGTCAGTCACGTCGAGCCGGCGCTTCCCCTGGAGATCGAGAGCGATCACCACGGTCACCCTTCGAGGTTCACCGAGGTGTCAGTGCCCGGCACGGTCGGTTCCGGCGGTGGTGACACCCTGCCCTTCGTCGCGAAGGTCGGGTTCGCGGGCGACCGGCTGATCCGGTTTCAGGCAAAGATCGGCGACATGGTCCTTGGCCCTGCCATTGCCCCCGCTGGGCGAATGGAGCCGCATCCGTTCGCGCGGGTGCTCACCGCGTTGATGGACCTGCGCGGGATTCCGGTCAAGGTGATGGCACGGGAAACCGCACGGTCGATGTCCACCATCCACATGCTCCGCAACGGAAGGCACAACCCGGACCCGCTTCTCGTCCAGGAGATCGCCAAGGCTCTGGGCATGTCCGAAGCGGACGTCAGAGTCATCGCCGGACTCGACGACAGCAGTACGCGGTGCTGA
- a CDS encoding DUF1062 domain-containing protein, giving the protein MPTCLPLVQRRCHTCASTRFRASGKFRVNAHHKLIDAWLLVLCTGCGETAKLTVLERAQVRSVRPELLDRLHGNDLGLTAELLQDPGLQRRNHTALDWTGAWRLDTGGSDHLDREVIDVSVRFAARIPVRPVRLIADGCGLSRAEVERLIRAGNLVSATRLSGRLTGDFTFTLKR; this is encoded by the coding sequence ATGCCCACCTGCCTGCCGCTCGTGCAGCGCCGTTGCCACACGTGCGCGTCCACGCGCTTCCGGGCGAGCGGAAAATTCCGCGTCAACGCCCACCACAAGCTCATCGACGCCTGGCTCCTGGTGCTCTGCACGGGGTGCGGGGAAACGGCGAAGCTCACGGTTCTGGAGCGGGCGCAGGTGCGCTCGGTACGACCCGAGCTGCTGGACCGGCTGCACGGCAACGACCTCGGTCTGACAGCTGAGCTGCTGCAGGATCCGGGCCTGCAGCGTCGTAATCACACCGCCCTCGACTGGACGGGCGCCTGGCGCCTCGACACTGGCGGATCGGATCACCTGGACCGTGAGGTGATCGACGTCTCGGTCCGCTTCGCGGCACGCATCCCGGTCCGGCCGGTGCGACTGATCGCCGACGGCTGCGGTCTCTCCCGGGCCGAGGTCGAGCGTTTGATCAGGGCGGGCAACCTCGTCTCGGCAACCCGGCTGAGCGGCAGGCTCACCGGTGACTTCACCTTCACCCTCAAGCGCTGA
- a CDS encoding class F sortase, with product MTARPSPDADAATDPARAKSKFRGRVLVMSAAALAVLAMIVFSDDEPSTTAGPPPSARATASAPPAGQAAGQPAGGRSAPKHLPRSKPVRLLIPKISVDAPFTDLAIGRTGQLNAPPADNTNLVGWFAKGPTPGETGTSVIAGHVDTATAPAVFAELSELKKGDPFHVERADGRKASFVVDSVETFAKDDFPDDRVYADTRSAQVRLITCAGDYDRTAKDYTDNLVVFAHLK from the coding sequence ATGACCGCTCGTCCCTCCCCCGATGCCGACGCCGCCACCGATCCGGCCCGGGCGAAGTCGAAGTTCCGCGGCCGCGTGCTGGTCATGTCGGCCGCCGCCCTCGCGGTGCTGGCCATGATCGTCTTCAGCGACGACGAGCCGTCCACGACCGCCGGCCCGCCACCCTCGGCACGGGCCACCGCATCGGCACCGCCCGCAGGTCAGGCGGCCGGACAGCCCGCGGGCGGCCGGTCGGCACCCAAGCACCTGCCCCGGTCCAAGCCCGTACGGCTGCTCATCCCGAAGATCTCCGTCGACGCCCCCTTCACCGACCTCGCCATCGGCCGGACGGGACAACTCAATGCCCCGCCCGCCGACAACACCAACCTCGTCGGCTGGTTCGCCAAGGGACCCACCCCCGGGGAGACCGGAACCTCCGTCATCGCCGGGCACGTCGACACCGCCACCGCACCCGCCGTCTTCGCCGAGCTCTCCGAGCTGAAGAAGGGTGACCCCTTCCACGTCGAACGCGCCGACGGACGAAAGGCCTCCTTCGTCGTCGACAGCGTCGAGACCTTCGCCAAGGACGACTTCCCCGACGATCGGGTCTACGCCGACACGCGCTCGGCCCAGGTCCGCCTCATCACCTGCGCGGGCGACTACGACCGCACGGCCAAGGACTACACCGACAACCTCGTCGTCTTCGCCCACCTCAAGTAG
- a CDS encoding dihydrofolate reductase family protein: MTATYTFDVFSSLDGYGAAGGDWTGYWGKQGPELLDHRLALYEAEQRMVFGANTYRAFARMVESSTEESEVRDPWVTRMRNLPTTVVSTTLDGPLDWPDATVANGDAVDVVARLKEESEVPLRSHGSLSMNRALMAAGLVDRLQVTLFPVITGRTGLDPIFKGAADFDLDLIEHRTLDGRIQELIYRPTRH, encoded by the coding sequence ATGACCGCGACCTACACCTTCGACGTCTTTTCCAGCCTCGACGGCTACGGCGCCGCCGGCGGCGACTGGACGGGCTACTGGGGCAAGCAGGGCCCCGAACTGCTCGACCACCGCCTGGCCTTGTACGAGGCGGAGCAGCGGATGGTCTTCGGGGCCAACACCTATCGCGCGTTCGCGCGGATGGTGGAGTCGAGCACCGAGGAGTCCGAGGTACGCGACCCCTGGGTCACCCGGATGAGGAACCTGCCGACGACAGTGGTGTCGACGACGCTGGACGGCCCCCTCGACTGGCCGGACGCGACCGTCGCGAACGGTGACGCCGTCGACGTCGTGGCCCGGCTCAAGGAGGAGTCCGAGGTGCCGCTGCGCTCACACGGAAGCCTGTCGATGAACCGGGCGCTGATGGCCGCCGGCCTGGTCGACCGCCTGCAGGTGACCCTCTTCCCCGTCATCACCGGCCGGACCGGCTTGGACCCGATCTTCAAGGGCGCGGCCGACTTCGACCTGGACCTCATCGAGCACCGCACCCTCGACGGCCGCATCCAGGAACTCATCTACCGGCCCACCCGCCACTGA
- a CDS encoding helix-turn-helix transcriptional regulator translates to MATARSAFAALLRAWRDRLSPADAGFTVTDGRRAPGLRREELAQLAGLSVDYVLRLEQGRAKNPSAQVVGALARALQLSRAERDRLFRSAGLLPPRDGTVSTHVPPGIQRLAARLDDIPVGVFAADWTLVWWNTTWSALLGDPSAIPAAERNLARALFGTGAAQAALHPVESERGQDAFAASIVADLKDAVSRYPHDARLDGLVRDLRETSDAFAHQWSTDTAATPHTADRKTIRHPEVGDILLDCDVLVVPGADLRMVTYTAATGSDDADRLDLLRVAGARAATGA, encoded by the coding sequence ATGGCCACCGCCCGCTCCGCTTTCGCCGCACTCCTGCGCGCCTGGCGCGACCGCCTGTCGCCGGCCGACGCCGGGTTCACCGTGACGGACGGCCGTCGTGCCCCAGGACTGCGCCGGGAGGAACTGGCTCAACTGGCCGGGCTCTCCGTCGACTACGTGCTGCGCCTGGAACAAGGACGCGCGAAGAACCCGTCGGCCCAGGTAGTCGGCGCTCTCGCGCGGGCCCTTCAGCTCTCCCGCGCGGAACGCGACCGACTGTTCCGCAGCGCCGGGCTGCTGCCGCCCCGGGACGGGACGGTCAGCACCCATGTGCCCCCGGGGATCCAACGGCTCGCCGCCCGCCTGGACGACATACCTGTGGGAGTGTTCGCCGCCGACTGGACCCTGGTGTGGTGGAACACGACGTGGAGCGCCCTGCTCGGCGACCCGTCCGCCATCCCCGCCGCCGAACGGAACCTGGCCCGTGCCCTCTTCGGCACCGGCGCCGCGCAAGCCGCGCTGCACCCCGTCGAGTCCGAGCGCGGACAGGACGCCTTCGCGGCGTCGATCGTCGCCGACCTCAAGGACGCGGTGTCGCGCTACCCCCACGACGCCCGGCTCGACGGCCTCGTGCGGGATCTGCGCGAGACGTCCGACGCCTTCGCCCACCAATGGTCCACGGACACGGCGGCGACCCCGCACACGGCCGACCGCAAGACGATCCGGCATCCCGAGGTCGGTGACATCCTCCTCGACTGCGACGTCCTCGTCGTCCCCGGCGCCGACCTGCGCATGGTCACCTACACGGCGGCGACCGGCAGCGACGACGCGGACAGACTGGATCTTCTTCGGGTCGCAGGAGCCCGGGCGGCCACCGGAGCCTGA